TACCGCTTTGATACGTACGGGTAACCTGCCTCCATGTTTCCGGATAATATATTCGAAACGGCTGCGGTCGAAAACATCTTTGCGGCCAAAGACTTCCGCCAGTAAGCTTTCCGCTTCATCCAGCTTTTCTTTGGTGAACACCTCTCCTGCCAGGTATTCTTTCAGGAAATATTGTAATCCATAGAAAACAGTTTCATCGAATTTGCCGCCCCGGCTTTCGAGGTAGGAGTAAATGAATTGGGTGCCGGGAACATACAGTTTATGGTGGGAATATTTATAAGCATCGGCCAGGAGGATGAGATTTTCCTTTGTCATATCTCGAAGTTTTAGTCTTAGTTAGAATATTTTTCAGTCAGTTTCGCCAGTAGCGGAATATGTGTATCGTTGATTTCTCCTTTGGCGGTGAGTGCAGGAATATCAGCCAGCAATACCCAGCGGACTTCAGCCAGGTCGTCGCCTGCGCTGGGTTCTCCATACACCAGGTCGGTACAGAACAGCGTTGTGATGATTTTGTTTACTTCATCGCGATACCGCCAGTCGTTTACCCGGAGAGAAGCCACGTATTCCATATGACTTGTTTCCACATCGCCACATTCTTCTTTTAACTCCCTGGCCGCGGCCATTTCGAAATTGTCATCGGTTGGGTCGGAAAATCCGCCAGGCAACCGCCAGGTAGTTTCGGCTGGCTTACGACCGAGGAGTATTTCTTTCCTGTTGTTACGGAACAATGCAATGTCTACTGTAGCGTATACAGATGGAAAGAGATTATAAGTATTGTAGATAATACCAGCCCTGAATTCTTCTGTATCAAATACTTTATCGGATACTGCTTCCCGCAGTGCGGTGGCATTATAGTCTTTCACGGGAGGCAATGCTTCGGTGGTATATTTTCCGGAATAAGTATCCATGAAGCTGTTGCGGCTGCCGTAAAGCAGGAACGTTTCATGAGGGAAATTTGTATGCAGGAGCTCATCCAGTTTCTGAGACCATACCCGGTCGCTTTTCTGATCGCTCAGTGGCAGTACTACTATTTCCGGGAACTGTTGCTTGATCATCCTTTCCCGGGTATAATAATCCAGCGGATTCTTTCTGCTGCCTCTTACAGGGCTCACTCCGAGAATGATGAGCACACGGTTGTGTTTCTGTTTCACCTGCCTGATCAGTTCCAGATGCCCTTCGTGAAGGGAAGGTGTCTGAAAGCGGGCTATAATTACGCCTGTGGGCTTTGTGTTTTGCATGTCCGTGCTGTTTTGTGTATTTATGACACAAATATAGAGCGGGATTTCGAAACTGCAAAATATTTTATGTAAAAAATACACAAAATAATTCCGGCAGACAGGTAGATTGTGGGAAGATTGGCTACGGTATTGATTGGGGCTCGGATTTACGGCTATATTTCGAATACCATTCCTTCTTTTTTCAGTTTGAAGTAGCGTTCTTCATCGAAGCTGAAGAGTTTGGCGGGCCGTCCTTGCGACACCTGTTTTTGTTTTTCGTTATGCGCCACGAGTATGCCGAGGTGATTGATTTTTTTCTGGAAGTTGCGGCGGTCGATCGGCCGGTCGAGCAGGGTTTCATACAGTTTTTCCAGATCGGCAATCGGGAATTTTTTATCCAGCAGTTCGAAGCCGATAGGTTCGTAGCGGATTTTGTTACGCAGGCGTTGCACGGCGATATCGATGATATCGGCATGGTCAAAGGCCAGGGAAGGGAGTTCCTTGATGTTGAACCATTTGGCATCTTCTGCGTCGGAGCTGGCGGCCAGTTTGAAGTTAGTTGGATTTACAAGACCGAAATAGGCTACAGATACTACCCTGCCGCGTGGATCGCGGGGAGGCTGACCGAAAGTGTATAATTGTTCGAGATAATTGATATTAACGCCTGCTTCGGTAAGCAGTTCCCGGGTAACAGCTGATTCCAGGTCTTCATCATCGAGCACAAATCCTCCGGGCAGCGCCCAGCTGTGCAGGTAAGGTTCTATGGTACGTTTGATGAGCAGTACCACTATACCCTCTTTAGGAATATATCCAAAAACCACCGCATCTACGGTAAGTCTGATGTGTTGTACGATTGGCAATGCTTATCTGATTATTTAGCTTGAATGTACTGTTCCAACTGGGCAGTGTCTTTGTGTAAATTTACGAACAAAGGATTTTTCAGCGGATCAAAAACAATAACGGTGCTTTGTTCCCAGATATCCTGCGGAGTAGGCAGTTCTATGAGTACTTCCAGTCCGTTGGTACGCCGGAAAAGCAGGCTGTCTTTCCCGGCGATGTGTCCTTTGTACTGGTGCCGGTCGAGGAAGTCGGTCAGTTCCCTGCGACGCTGTAATACTGTGTCGGTCAATGCGCCGGGAGCGGGTTTGAATTCCCGGTAAACATAACATTTTTCGCTGATCACTTCGTAGGCCGATTTGTCGGTATTCCGCTCATCGTTACGGGAATGGTTACACGCAAAGAGGAGTACAGGAATGCTAAGGAGCAAAAGTATTTTTTTCATGAGCATATTGCTTTAATGTTCATAGCAATCATAATTGCGTTGGCGGTAGATCTTTCCGTCACGGAACTCGATAATGGTGCAGATGAAGGCTTTCATGATTTGCCCGCGGCGGAACTGGCCTGCATCTACGCCTATTTCCCCGGTCCATTTGGCTTCCACTACCAGGGTATTACCTGATTCTACCACCTTCAGCACACTGAAGTGCTGGGATTTCAAAATTATCCTATTGGTAGTCATGCTTTCCAGCATCACTTCAAAGTTCCTTTGTTTAATATCATTCGAGAGTTGATTTGGATATTCCGTCTGAATAATATTAGGATGGAAGATGCTGGCAAATTCTTCACGATCTGCCGAAAATCTCTCCAGCAACTGAAAATACCGGTATATGAGGGCCAGTTTCTCTTCCATTAAAAGGGATAAAATTGAATAACGTATTATGCGAAAGTATACATTTCGCATTTATATGTAATCTTCAAATTTTGAATTTCCTCTTTACTGGATGCTGGTAAAGGCGAGTTTATCCTTGTTATTGGTTTTATCGATGATGTTGTAAACCAGTTTGAGTACGCCGAGGGTTCCTTCATTGTTGACACTGTTATCGGTGATGTTGGTGTCGCTGCAGAAGTAGAGCACCGGAATATTTTTTTGGTAGAAAGACACATGATCGGCGGTATTGATGCCGCTGGAGTCGTATACCACGGGCAGGTCTTTAACGGAGGCTTGCTGGAGAACGGTGGCCCATCCGGGGGAAGTGCCGGTGCCACCCACCTGGAGGGCTTTGCCCGGACTGAGGTGACCGATGCCATCCATATTGATCATATAGTTTACCTCGGAAAGATCTACGGGGCTGTGGGAAGCGAAATATTTAGAACCATACAGGCCCTGTTCCTTACCGGAGAAGGCGATAATGATGTAGTTGTTGTTGTGAAACCGGGAACCGGAGAGCATTCTGGCCAGTTCCAGTAGTGCGGCGGCAGCGCTGGCGTTATCATCGCCGGAGTTTTTATTGCCCCAGCCCGGATGGTCGTAATGAGCGCCGATAATGATTGTTCTGTGAGCCTTGTTATTAATAAGACCTACTACATTGGTGCCATTACGTTTAACGGCGTTAAAGGCAACCTGCAGATGGAATTTAAATTGACTGGCATCGTCTGCTGCCAGCTTTTTGCTGATATCCTGACTGACCCAAACGGCTGGTATCCCCGTGGTTTTCGGGCGTTGATCGAGCCATTGGGAAACGGTGGCGATGGATTCTTTTCCGTTATAAAACACGACGCCTGTGGCACCGGATTTTTCGGCTACCTGTGCCTGGTGCAGGTACTGCTCTACGGGGCTTTTATGGCCATCAGGTTCCATTTCCGCCACATTGATCAGCCAGATGTTATCCGGTTCCGTGACACCAGCCATGGCTTCACCGCTGGCGGTTTTTTCGGCACTGAATGGAAGTGGAATGAACTGTTTACCAGGGGTGAGCCCGGTATCGTCGATTGTCATCTGACAGTTGGAAGAGGGTTCCCGGGTTTCCTTAATGGTAAAAGTTTGCAGAAAACCGTCATCGCCTCCTGGCGTTAAGCCGGATTGTTTCAACTGGGAAGAAATATAGGCAGCAGCCAGTTGTTCGCCGGGAGCTCCCGTGCTGCGGCCGGCCACTTTATCGCTGCTCAGGTAGTTGATGTGCGATTGCAGGTTGTTTAAGGTTCTTCGATCTTCCTTTTTCTGCGCATAAGCATGCATGGTAACAATTACCAATGGTAACAGCCAGGTTGTCTTTTTCACAGCAATCATTTTTGGGTGTTGCTGCAAAATTACGAATTACCCCCGGCGAATGGTTCAATGTGGGAAAAGATCTTTTTTGACTATATTGTTGTATTTTAAGTATTTATAATGTAATGCTTTCGTCTGAAAATAGTCATTCGCCCGAAGGTGCTTGCCGTTGGTAATTCTCAATTTGCTATTTTTGCCCCGTTTTAAAAAGAAAGTATGAAAAACACGCCTTTTACTGAGAAACACATTGCGCTGGGTGCCAAGATGGCTCCTTTTGCGGGTTACAACATGCCTATTTCCTACACAGGTATCAACGATGAGCACCAGGCGGTGCGTACAAATGCCGGTGTGTTTGATGTAAGCCACATGGGTGAATTTATGCTAAAAGGCGAAAACGCCCTGGACCTGATTCAGCGTGTTACCAGCAACGATGCCTCCAAACTTACTGCCGGTAAAGCCCAGTACAGCTGCCTCCCTAATAACGAAGGCGGTATTGTAGACGACCTCCTGGTATACTGCATTGAAGAAAACAAGGTATACATGCTGGTGGTAAATGCCAGCAATATTGAAAAAGACTGGAACTGGATCAGCGCACACAACACCCAGGGAGTGGAAATGCACAATATTTCCGACAAAACCTGTTTGCTGGCTATCCAGGGACCCAATGCCACCAGTATGCTGCAGCCGCTCACGGAGGTAGATCTGGTGAATATGAAATACTACACTTTCGCCAAAGGCACCTTTGCAGGTGTACCTAATGTACTGATCAGTGCAACTGGTTATACCGGTGCCGGTGGCATAGAAATATATTTTGAAGATAAAGATGGTGCAGCGGATAAGATCTGGGATGCGCTCTTCGCGACAGGTGGTCCTAAAGGCCTGAAGCCGATCGGTTTAGGCGCAAGAGACACGCTTCGCCTGGAAATGGGCTTCTGTTTGTACGGGAATGATATCGATGATACTACTTCCCCGATGGAAGCTGGTTTGGGCTGGATCACCAAATTCACCAAGCCATTTACTTCCAGCGAAATATTTGCAAAACAGAAAGCAGAAGGGGTGACAAAGAAACTGGTTGGTTTTGAGATGGTGGACAAGGGTATTCCGCGCCACGATTACGAAATCAAAGATGCAGCCGGTAATGTGATCGGCAAGGTAACCTCCGGTACACAGTCGCCTTCCCTCCAGAAAGCGGTGGGCCTGGGCTATGTACAAACAGCTTTTGCTGCACAGGATACCGAAATCTTTATTGTGGTAAGGGATAAGTCGTTAAAAGCAAAAGTGGTAAAAGTACCTTTCCTGGGCTAGGAATAGCCGGGTAAAGTTGTTAATTTCGTTGATAGTGCCGGCTGGGAAGCATCCCGGGGGATCCCTGGAAAGCTTTGCGGCAGGCACTTTTCCGTGATTTTAATATTTATTGCCATATCTATGCCTACTATCCACTTAACTACCGTTATCTATGCCCCTCTGGAGCGGGTCTTTGACCTGAGCAGGAGCATTACACTGCACAAAAAAAGCATGCATCGCCGGCAGGAAGAAGCGATAAAAGGCCGTACCAACGGCCTGATATCATACAATGAAACTGTCACCTGGCGGGCAAAGCACCTGGGAAAAGTCAGGGAGCTGACATCAAAAATCACCGCTATGCAGCGACCGGAATCCTTTACGGATGAGATGATACAGGGCGATTTTACCCACCTGCATCATCAGCATTTTTTCAAATCCATAGATAACGGAACGGTGATGATAGACATGATGGATTTTGGTACGCCTTATGGC
The genomic region above belongs to Chitinophaga sp. 180180018-3 and contains:
- a CDS encoding SRPBCC family protein, which produces MPTIHLTTVIYAPLERVFDLSRSITLHKKSMHRRQEEAIKGRTNGLISYNETVTWRAKHLGKVRELTSKITAMQRPESFTDEMIQGDFTHLHHQHFFKSIDNGTVMIDMMDFGTPYGWFGKVFERFYLRKYMIRLLQERNDIIKDYAESEKWRVILD
- a CDS encoding NUDIX domain-containing protein; translated protein: MQNTKPTGVIIARFQTPSLHEGHLELIRQVKQKHNRVLIILGVSPVRGSRKNPLDYYTRERMIKQQFPEIVVLPLSDQKSDRVWSQKLDELLHTNFPHETFLLYGSRNSFMDTYSGKYTTEALPPVKDYNATALREAVSDKVFDTEEFRAGIIYNTYNLFPSVYATVDIALFRNNRKEILLGRKPAETTWRLPGGFSDPTDDNFEMAAARELKEECGDVETSHMEYVASLRVNDWRYRDEVNKIITTLFCTDLVYGEPSAGDDLAEVRWVLLADIPALTAKGEINDTHIPLLAKLTEKYSN
- a CDS encoding nuclear transport factor 2 family protein, producing the protein MEEKLALIYRYFQLLERFSADREEFASIFHPNIIQTEYPNQLSNDIKQRNFEVMLESMTTNRIILKSQHFSVLKVVESGNTLVVEAKWTGEIGVDAGQFRRGQIMKAFICTIIEFRDGKIYRQRNYDCYEH
- the gcvT gene encoding glycine cleavage system aminomethyltransferase GcvT, whose product is MKNTPFTEKHIALGAKMAPFAGYNMPISYTGINDEHQAVRTNAGVFDVSHMGEFMLKGENALDLIQRVTSNDASKLTAGKAQYSCLPNNEGGIVDDLLVYCIEENKVYMLVVNASNIEKDWNWISAHNTQGVEMHNISDKTCLLAIQGPNATSMLQPLTEVDLVNMKYYTFAKGTFAGVPNVLISATGYTGAGGIEIYFEDKDGAADKIWDALFATGGPKGLKPIGLGARDTLRLEMGFCLYGNDIDDTTSPMEAGLGWITKFTKPFTSSEIFAKQKAEGVTKKLVGFEMVDKGIPRHDYEIKDAAGNVIGKVTSGTQSPSLQKAVGLGYVQTAFAAQDTEIFIVVRDKSLKAKVVKVPFLG
- a CDS encoding M28 family peptidase — encoded protein: MKKTTWLLPLVIVTMHAYAQKKEDRRTLNNLQSHINYLSSDKVAGRSTGAPGEQLAAAYISSQLKQSGLTPGGDDGFLQTFTIKETREPSSNCQMTIDDTGLTPGKQFIPLPFSAEKTASGEAMAGVTEPDNIWLINVAEMEPDGHKSPVEQYLHQAQVAEKSGATGVVFYNGKESIATVSQWLDQRPKTTGIPAVWVSQDISKKLAADDASQFKFHLQVAFNAVKRNGTNVVGLINNKAHRTIIIGAHYDHPGWGNKNSGDDNASAAAALLELARMLSGSRFHNNNYIIIAFSGKEQGLYGSKYFASHSPVDLSEVNYMINMDGIGHLSPGKALQVGGTGTSPGWATVLQQASVKDLPVVYDSSGINTADHVSFYQKNIPVLYFCSDTNITDNSVNNEGTLGVLKLVYNIIDKTNNKDKLAFTSIQ
- a CDS encoding NUDIX domain-containing protein; translated protein: MPIVQHIRLTVDAVVFGYIPKEGIVVLLIKRTIEPYLHSWALPGGFVLDDEDLESAVTRELLTEAGVNINYLEQLYTFGQPPRDPRGRVVSVAYFGLVNPTNFKLAASSDAEDAKWFNIKELPSLAFDHADIIDIAVQRLRNKIRYEPIGFELLDKKFPIADLEKLYETLLDRPIDRRNFQKKINHLGILVAHNEKQKQVSQGRPAKLFSFDEERYFKLKKEGMVFEI